A segment of the Denticeps clupeoides chromosome 2, fDenClu1.1, whole genome shotgun sequence genome:
CAGAGTTAAAGCACACAGAATGAGACCAACAACAGCTCCAACAGCTTGTCTCTGGGCATTAGAATGTTCCCTTGGACCTGAAAACAGCAGTGCAGACAGGCATGAATGTGGACTGTGACTGCAAATATTCACCAACTATTTTATAATGATGCTTGCTGAAATAAACCTGTATAGAGCACATGGATTGTAGGATGAAAACTTTATGGTAAGCAGCAACTCACCTTGGTTTGTCATACCATCAGCACCGTCGATCagcactgaaataaaatgtaaaaaacaatgaACTTCACCTGGAATAAATAGCCAGATGTCCCTGTTGCATTTCTTTTGAAAATACCTGAGGACACATCGATACTCCGTGCTTCCTGCCCTAGATGGTTTTTTACAAAGCATGTAACTGTTAGGTTCTCTTTCGGGATGAGGGTCAGTGTCTGAGTGACCCGTCCGTCTGCATGCGTAATCTCCTCCACCTGACAGAGCAGAATAGGGGTGAGACCAAAACATTACAGTATATTACAGTATACTGTAATACTGGCTAAGTTCATTTACAGCAGTCACTATGTATACcaactatttaaaataaactagaaattgaattgaaaaaaaaaaatgcattcttgGATCTTGCATCTAAGCACCTAAAGCACactaaatgtatataaaatacagTGTATTCCTGTATTAGTTAGATGACTTTTTGATGACTGTAGTGCCAAGCAGAATaaagagaataaagagaaacttCTGCTTCTccaaaaaaatatccaaaaatGGGTCTCCGGGTCTCTAAACGTCTCCTGGTCTCTAAGCCACCACTGTaatgttttgcattttgcattgcTTTAACAGTGCTGTTCTCTTAATTTGGTTGCTGTTTGCTAAAGAATTAGGCATTgcaatttttttcctcccctgttTCTCCTATAATCATGCAGCAAGAATACCAACACTGTCTTCAAGAAAGGGCAGAGACAGTTTTTCCTTCTGAGACGGCTCAGGTCTTTCAACGTGTTTAGGAAACTGCTGACCATGTTCTATCCCTCTGTAGTATAGAGGGTTGTGTCCTTTGCCGCTCTGTGCTGGGGCAGTGTGGTGAAGAACTATTGTCctgttcttctttttaaaaactgtactgtatattgttatTTCCTCTTATTGCATGTTGTTAGGACAAAATAATTTCCTTCAGGATGAATAAAGATTATTCTTATCTTTAAATGGCTTTACCTTTGTTCCATTGACACTCCACTGAATGCTGGGTTTGGGGGAGCCCTCCACCTCACAGCTCAGGTTCTTGTGTTTGCCACCTATCTCCTGGTTTTCATCTACACTCCGGATCACTGGAGGACCTAATGAAACAAACCAAAGTCTTTCTATCTAGCATGGAAGTCAGCTGGTTAAGGGGCATCCCATTAAGTCACAGCGACTGATATTTTAACAGGATGGATTTCAGGAGTACTAAAGGTTTAATTAAACTTGGGATTATTTCCTTACGGAATTTCATAAGTGAACATAAACTGCACTCCATgttgctgattggctggaagGGTTAACAATGCTCACAAAGAAGGGACAAAGCATAAGAAAAAAGCTTGGAGTCAGAAGGTTCACTGGGAAATGTGGTGGGCAGCAACAGAACAAAGATGTGCATTAAAATGCCATACACCAGTGTGCATAATTTCACATATTTCTGCATGAAACAAAATTGCTGAGTTTCAGATGGGGATTACATTTGTTTACAGGcattcaccaaacacacatCTACAGAGTAGTCACTTTCTTCACTATCAGCAGCAATGTAGTCACAAATACCTTGAACATCCAGAATAAAAGAGCTTCTCCTAATAAGTCCTTCAATGGCAACTTCACACTCATACAGGCCAGAGTCCGAGAACTTCAACTGATCAAACTGGGGCTCAGCTGTGAGTCTGGCTTTGTTCTGAGGAAGAAACAATCACAGGAACTCTAGTGACAGAGGATCTGGGATGTTCCAGTCCCACATTCTTCACTCAAACAGTAAGAAATAATTGATTAAAAAGTAGAAAACCCATTGATTCAACCTCTTTTACTGAAGAATGGCTTTCAAAtcaaaagtataaaaaaaaaaaaaagaactgtctTTGGGCATTATGTTTCCCCAGAAAAGCAGTTTGATTGAAATTGGTCTTGAACACGTTCAATGATGCAAATTTGGCTAAATTAACctaataattaattatatcaatgaaataaaagtacagtaacaaacacattttgaaaaatgtaagaAGTAGACTGTAGGCATATTGTAGGCAAGTATGCACATGTTTGCGGTGAAAGTAAAGAGAATGTCAGGGCCGGTGAGGCATATATGAGGAGGCAAACAGAAATGTGAAGAGGACACATGGTGGTGACAGAGGAGAGATatgtgtgggggggtggttgCTCTGGATTAATGCTGAACAATATATCAAAATCGAACCAAAATTGATCTGAATAAACGTGTTTTTACAAACCGCAACAATGCGATTTTGCAAGCCCAGGCAgttaatgtcagggttgctgcGGGAAGACGCACGCGCAgacatgctgggttggctggagacagACGGTGAACAAGAGACTGGAGCACTGGGGatgcaggcagaagagaggcagctgcagTGACGGCTTCCAttctttgattctattggtcaaCACTGCCACAGGTCAACAGACCCGCCCGTCCATGCTGGGGATATGAAGCTGACGGAGGTGTTGGATGGGGTGGGGCTGAGGGTTTGTGGGACTTGCAGTCCCCGCCCTCCGGGGGGTGTTTTGAATCATCAACGGCAGAGGCCAGTGCTGATTAGGGGAGGCCAAAACTGATAGGGTGGTTTGTTTGGGTTATCCATGTGGAAAAGCTGCGAATTTCCAGCTTAGTGTCCACACTGGTCTCCAGCCAACCATCTGTGCAGAGCTGTGACTTTCTGTGGTCTGCGGTTGATTGTCACAGTGTGAGCGCCAACCGCTCTGCCACTCCTTTATTCATCCCAGCAAGCCCAGTGGGGTTTTGAGGGGCTGTCACCCTTTTCTTCAATCTTTGATAAACCAGGACAATGCCTAATCCCATCAGCACAAGATCTGTTATCATGGTTCTGAATAGGTAGATGTCCTCGATGTCCTCCACGAAAAGAGCTGCAAGGCACTGTTCCAGAAGGACACCTTGATTTCTATTCAAAAAGATGGTGTCAATCGCGCTAAGAGACCAGTTGATCATGATTCAATGATTTCCTTACATCAGAGAGCAGGGATGGGAGAGTCTCTCAAGGGACAATAGACGAGACAAAGTCGAAAGCAGGAAAACAGGGAAGAGAATGTACATGAAAACTAGTACTAAAAAGactttttcttgcttttttgtaCCTTAGTCCAGGACACAGTGGGCTCTCCAGAGGCATTGGTCTGGAGTAGGACAGCCAGGCTCGACCCTGTGGTGCGATCAACCCTCCCTGAGGGATTCAGGCTAATGTCCAGGTCTGAAAGGTAAAAACCAGTAGTCTTTTTGTCAGTCATTTGGGTGACAGCGactgtgtgctttttaaaatgactgaCAGTATCTCACAAAGAACTTCAAGGGTCTGGGAGTCCAGCAAGCTGCTGTTGTCTGCTGGAGAGCAGTGGTACTCTCCTGAGTGAGAACGCTTCACCATGGTCAGGGTGTAGCTGTCCTCCACCATGACTTCCTggttctaaacacacacacacacacacacacacagtgttaacTAGCGTAGAACCAATGAACCCTCTGTGATTAGTTCTTGCGAGACTCCACTTACTTTGAGGTGGATGATGTATCTGGAAGGTGGAGGGTTTCCATCAGCACTGCACCTCAGGGTCACATTGTCTCCCTCTTTTAAAGGGCCTGATGGTGTCACATGCAGCGTCACCTTTTGAGGGGGGtctgagaggagaagagaagttGACCTCACAGACACAATAATCGAATCTTAGATTCCCCTTTAATGCTGTATAAAAAATCATATAATAAGAACTAATACAGAATATGTTATAAATCTAGATTTTTGGTAGTTTTCCCTGAGGGATAAACCGATCTAATATTCAgattcagaataaaaaacattttctcgTATTCCAAAATCCAACATTTACTGGTCAGGAATGATGTGACATCATTCCACTTAGCTGGATGGTTACAACATCATATGACTATCTGCTTGCATCAGCCCTCATAGGGTTCAAaaacttatttcactcaatgaaatgcaaatcagtttctatcttttatttaaagttattttttcaatctgttactgttaaaataaacctaccattaaaatgatactgttctgagacttttcatttctttgtcattcgacaaacttacaaaatcagcgaggggtcaaataattatttcctctaCTGTATTTCAAGAAGCATCACCAATGTAACATTTGGTGTTAAATGGGGTTGCTGTTACTTGTTAGTTTTGCCAAGTGTCTTTGGTCACCCAAAGAATGGGGAAAACTTTGTGACCCATATACTTATATTTTGACTGTTGATATTACACTAAAGCTTATGTATtcagaaatgcacaaaaaacaaTCCACATTTTCTGGGAATAAAGCTAGCTCTTTCTCCCTGAGCAGAAGGACTCACAGGTAATGAGGAAGCTGACAGGAGCAGATGTCAGATTGGAGGCCCTGCAGGTGAAATTAGCATCCACATCCCTCTTGCTGGCAGAATACCGAAGAATAGATGAAGTTGAGGAGAGGCCTGTCTCGTGGTGCTTATTTACAGACGTGATGATGATGACCTCtgcaacacacatgcacaagatGTGAGTGAGGCATGTGAGGCTTCCACAGTTTCCAGTTAACACACTTCACTGACAAAACAAACCTTTCCCATCAGCAACCAGGACCTGGTCGTTTTTATACCATGTGATGTTGGCAGCAGGATTGGCTTCTTTGGCACTACATTCCCCAACCTAGACAAAGACACCACAAATAAGAGAATGTTGACACCATGAGCTGTAGCATGATGATCACACACTACTTAGAGAAGAGGGTTGGTCACAATAATCAGAATTTACCTGAGTCAGTTTGCCTGTGTCCAGCCGAGTGGGCCAATAAAGGATTTCCACTACAGAAGGTGGCTCTGGAGTAGACAGAATCTGTGTTTAGGTCTGGTGCTCTGAGCTGAAAGTATAGCTCTGCCACTGTATCCCTACTTACTGAGGACTTGTACATGAACCGGGTACTCAAATATATCATCTGCAGAGGCCCTCATGCAGGTGAATTTCCTCTGGTCACCCAGAGCCGCAGAAGAGATCAGAAGGCTGAAGTCCGGAGCAATGCTCACACGACCCTGGTACTCATCTGTAGCCATAACAGTGATGTTTGAATCCTTAATTTTTACCAAGTCTCCAGTGTTTCCTCCACTTTTGTCCTGGCAGATGAGACAAGAATGTGTTGCAAGAATATCCGTATTTTGGGTAACCACCATAATATTATCCCATATAATCTCCCCAGGAACTGGACAccatttaattataaaattttGCCTCTTAATACACCTTACACTGACTCTTAACAGTATAAATGTTGTATGTTTTTGGACAAGAGCATAGGTTTGAGGCTGTCTTAACTGTGAACTGTGAGACTGCACAGCTATTACAGCACAGAAAGtgcttctgtcttttttctatAAAACACTAATTGAGGATAAAACTTTTTATTCCAGATGATGTTTTTATTTAGTCCAACTTTTCCTTATAGGCTAAAACAAATATAGCTAATAATTGTACTAGATTTCAATAGTATTGTGATGGCTTTCTTCAGTTAGTATGacttgttggggcagtggtggcctagtggttaaggaagtggtcccataatcagaaggttgccggtttgaatgtGCAGACAGATCTATTCAATTATTATTCTCTCCCTCATTTAACTTTAAAATATCAATGACTGTtctatgttttattaatattttaagcTTCGGGAATTTAAAAGTGTGTAATCTCAATGAGGCTTGAACTGAAATTAAATCAACATTTTTATCATAAATGTCCCCAGTTAATTTCCCCAAATTGTACACAAACCACCCAATTCTTAGTCCGAGCAGCACATCTATTATCAGAAGGCAAAGATTAGGTGTGTTTGAAAACTTCCTTACATATTTCCACTTGGTGAAGATGAGGTTTGCTGGTTTTGGAGCTCCTCTGTTGCATGGGATCTTGATGATATCTCCATAATGAGCAACCAGTGTTTCCAAAGCCCATGCTGAAATTAAGAACCTTTATAAATCAGTAATGTatgttttactgttgttttaGCAAATGCTAGCTAGcaaatgcagtggtggcctagcggctaaggaagcagccctgagcaaagcaccatccccacacactgctccccggttgcCTTTCAttgctgaccactgctcacacaACAGCAAGTCAAGGGTGATCTGATCAGTGTGttcaacacattttgttgtgatcTCATCAGCATATAAGTCTATACagagagtgcagaattattaggaaaTTGgaatttttgaggaataattttattattgaacaacaaccatgttctcaatgaacccaaaaaactcattaatatcaaagctgaatgtttttggaagtagtttttagtgtttttatttttagctattttagggggatatctgtgtgtgcaggtgactattactgtgcataattattaggcaacttaacaaaaaacaaatatatacccatttcaattatttctttttaccagtgaaaccaataacatctccacattcacaaatgtacatttctgacattcaaaaacaaaacaaaaacaaatcagcgaccaatatagccacctttctttgcaaggacactcaaaagcctgccatccatggattctgtcggtgttttgatctgttcaccatcaacattgcgtgcagcagcaaccacagcctcccagacactgttcagagaggtgtactgttttccctccttgtaaatctcacatttgatgatggaccacagttctcaatggggttcagatcaggtgaacaaggctGCTAGTTGTTTTGCAGCCTACCTGCATGTTCCAACTATGTTCCTTTAAACTGTtgtaaaattgtgtttatttatttgttttacaatcattgattttgtttgttttagatATTTGCTTAAACATTGGTGTTGGCTAAGATAtagataattattttacatttaaataacaaattgttgttatttctgttctcaatttctttttttttttaatttaacaaacacaataaaaattaCCGACATTAGTATCATTAAATTACCAAATCGATAAGTAGTAGTAACACTGTTAAAGCCTTAACGATTTATTTTTCAAGGGAGGAGACAAAGTGGTATCGATAGACTGACAAGTGGTTAGAGATGCAAAGTGGGTCATTTATGAGGTTCGTAGTAGGAGAGGAATAATCGATTAATATGAAAAATTGTTAATAATCCATAACCAATTGTTATTTGTTAAatagagaaagaagaaaaaagtgctGGTGTTTGACTTATGGAAGATTAAAATCCCCGAAGAGGATTAGAAATGTATCAATGAGGGATGCACTGAGGAGAGAGTATCAGCAAAGAGTCAAAGGTGTCCAGGAGGACAATAGACAACAATTATCTGTAGATGCAAAAGACCCAAGGGTGTGAAGCAACAGGCTCTGGACCGCATGACCAACACCCCACCTCTCCCCCTTTAAATTAAAAGCTGCGGGAGCAGGACAGTTGTGGGAATTTATCCAGGAATTGGTTAATGCCTGAAAATCCAGGGAAAGTAAAGATGGAAATCTGCGCCAACCAGTTCCACTTGCTGGGGATAAAGACAACATAGAGGAGTAGATGAGGTTGCTATAGTTAACTATAGTTACCCTGCTTCTGTGATTAAAAAAGCACATCTGTATTCAATCCATAGTGAATGTGATGCAGATTTACCATTTTACATGACTGTCGTGTTAAAGACTAAATATGTTCACGGTGAAAAATGACCATCTGTTTTGATCATCTGTCTATTTTGCTTGAGAAGATctgaagaccacagagtcacaggttcaaatcccacttactgccactgtgtcctgagcaagacactgaactgtgagtgtctccatggggactgtccatgtatcTACGACCTGTAAGTTGCTgcggataagggcatctgataaatggcattaGCATATGACCATTAGCAgaagggccaaaaaaaaaactcattggGAGTAACCATACCATAAAAAGGTAACCATACCATAAAAAGTAGGGCAGCTGTACCAAACAAAGGGTCTCGAGATTAAACAAGCACATTTTCAAACCATCTGCCACTTTTCAAACTGTGCTTGTACCAAACTGAGACCGTCATACACTTTATTTACGGTGGCCGGATGCAATCAGACCAAATGTGTGAAGTGTAGGATGTGAaagcgaagtgaaagtgattacaccacagcacccagtgaaatgtgtcttctgcttttaatttaacaaccttggtgagcagtgggtagccatgacaggaacccggggagcagtgtgtgggtacggtaccttgctcaggggAACCATGGCGGGTCGTTATTTGATATGGCAACCTTACGaatacaggtctgtttccttacccgctaggccaaccactgcccctttcaaCTAGCAAAAATACGtctaaattgtatttatactttgtattcaatgttactgttactgtttttgtatttaatgttacttgtatgggtcagagagtaacgtaatttcaattctctgcatgtcctgtacatgtggcagaattgacaataaagctgacttgacttgactaatGACTTAATTCTGGCAGCCGGTTAAGAACAGATTTCACTTGCTGGCACGTAAAAATATCCAAATTATCATTGAATGAAAAAGTGGGATTCAGGACGCAGGAGCAGCTCAGCTCATGGGGAGGGTGGAGTGGCTACTGATGCGCATGTAAAAAAAGGCAGGCGGGGGTCTCACTGCATAACAAAGGAGCAGTGGTGGGCCAGGCTGTGCATTACAATACAGGTCGCCTGCTGCTACTTCATTCTGAATTCTATTCGGTGTGAACACTGATTAAGATGATGTCATTCGTTTCTTGGTAgcggagtgagagagagagagtccgtTTCCAACTGTTCAAAATTGAAGGTACAAATGAACTGTTTCTTGTTgtattatagggtggtagtgaaccagaagacccaggttactaccattgtgtccctgagcaagacacttaaccctaagttgctccagggagactgtccctgtaactactgattgtaagtcgctctgtataagggcgtctgataaatgctgtaaatgcaacaaAGGCTGCTGGTATTTTTACgaattaattgtaataaatcaGTTACAACTGCATGCCCCTGCAAGTACAGTACAGGGAAAGAGTAAACGGAGTAGAAGTACAGTAAAAGTAGAGATTTAGCAGTGCAGAAGTAAGCAGTAAATAGTGACGGTCACCATACCTGGGCGCAGCAGCAGGGACACCAGGAGCCCCACGCAGGACACGGCGGCGCGCATCGTCCCGCCTCTCGCTCACTCCCGACTGAGGGGAGGTGCGGCGCGCTCCCTTCCTCACCTGCGGCGGCGGGAGcgcgctggccccgcccccgtCGCGGGGGCGCGCACTATGAAAACGGTCCTTTACTACAGAAACGCTGTGCCGTATTGCATCGGATGAAACGTTGCTGTACTGGCGGCCGTAGTTCTACATGATCATTTTTTGTAGGTTACTTCTGCCCGTACACTGGAATTTAAAAAAGAGGACAAAGAGCTTTTACATCTTCAGCCCGGTTCAAGTACTAAGCAACAGGCTGGTGATGGCAGGCGTCCACTTGGGCGTCTCCCTTTCACTTCTAATGGAAATGGAGCTGACTCGCTGTAGTGTGAggagttttttttgcatttacgtACTTTCCAGGGTGGCTATTCCAAACGACGAAGGTACCGTTTTTTTAAAAGTTGGGCTTCTTTGGAGAGTTTACCATTGATAAACAGGCTAAAGCTGActttaatgtatatttaaattcGTGAAAGTGTGGGACGAGTGTGGGATGCTTAGACGTGGCTCCATATTGCTGCTGTTGCAAAGAAGTCCTGTAACTCCAGCAAATATAACGCACGAGTTTCCACGTTTAAAGTGGTGTCTGATAATGGTCATCTACAGAATCTACTGGCTGGTGCAAACAATATGCAACAAGAGAAATAAATATAGATAGCAATATATCgcgatattttacgtggtgatattgtattgtaaacagggacatcaaatatcgatatttttgtacacaaatttagtccaccgggtggtgctgttgagcgTTTTCCTTAGTGAGGTAAGCAGAGATGagacctccactcctgtagatggcgctgtacagctgggta
Coding sequences within it:
- the LOC114775775 gene encoding CD166 antigen homolog is translated as MRAAVSCVGLLVSLLLRPAWALETLVAHYGDIIKIPCNRGAPKPANLIFTKWKYDKSGGNTGDLVKIKDSNITVMATDEYQGRVSIAPDFSLLISSAALGDQRKFTCMRASADDIFEYPVHVQVLKPPSVVEILYWPTRLDTGKLTQVGECSAKEANPAANITWYKNDQVLVADGKEVIIITSVNKHHETGLSSTSSILRYSASKRDVDANFTCRASNLTSAPVSFLITYPPQKVTLHVTPSGPLKEGDNVTLRCSADGNPPPSRYIIHLKNQEVMVEDSYTLTMVKRSHSGEYHCSPADNSSLLDSQTLEVLYLDISLNPSGRVDRTTGSSLAVLLQTNASGEPTVSWTKNKARLTAEPQFDQLKFSDSGLYECEVAIEGLIRRSSFILDVQGPPVIRSVDENQEIGGKHKNLSCEVEGSPKPSIQWSVNGTKVEEITHADGRVTQTLTLIPKENLTVTCFVKNHLGQEARSIDVSSVLIDGADGMTNQGPREHSNAQRQAVGAVVGLILCALTLAVIYWIYWTKSSQGSWRTGENGTTEEKRKLEEEQKAKV